The Terriglobia bacterium genome includes the window ATCATCTCCATCGTGCCGAGTGTTACAGAAGCGCTCTTTGCTTTCGGCCTGGCAGACAAGGTGATCGGAGTAAGCAACTTCGATCGCTTCCCTCCGGAGGTCGAAACAAAGCAACGAGTCGGCGGGCTCATCGATCCGGACATCGAGAAGATCATCGCGATGCACCCGGACCTGGTGATCACCTATGGAACACAGGACGGTTTGCAACAACACCTCCGGGCTGTGGGCATTCCGACCTTTCCTTACGTTCACGGAAACGTCGAACAGACGCTGCAATTCATGCTGGATCTTGGAAAGGTTGCCGGCGCGGAAGAGGCTTCACAACAGATGGTCCAGGGACTTCGCAAGACGTTCGATGATGTGCGTGCCCGCGCACCCGTCGTGGCGCCCAAGGTTCTGCTCGTCCATAGCCGGGAGGCCGGCACGCTCGGGTCTTTTTACAGCGCCGGCCGGCGCGCCTTTCAGCACGACCTGATCGAGATGGCGGGTGGCCGCAATATTTTCGGGGACGTGGATCAGGAGACGATTCAACCCACGCTGGAAGACGTCATCAGCCGGAAACCCGACATTATTGTGGAGACACTGACACCGCCGGTCGATCCTGCTGCCGCCGCCCAACGCAAAAAGGACTGGGAAAAGCTCGGCTTGGCGAAAGGCCGGATCTATATCGAAGGAGAATCGTACTTTCTGGTCCCAGGCCCGAGCCTTGGGCTCGCGGCACAAAGACTATCGGAGATTATTCGGGGGAAGTAGGGATTCGGGGCCGAATTGGAGGTTGTATCATTCGAGGTTTTTCCAGTTCTCAATTTGAAATGCAGAAACCTCGAATGATACAACCTCCAATAGGGTCCTTTAGGATCAGATAGCGGCTCTTACACCCCAAGCCACCAGGTGCAACTCATCCACCTGTTCCACCTTGAACTGCGGCAGACCGGCGGCATCCAGTTGCGCGCGGACATCATCCACCGTATATGCCGCATGGAGCGAGGCAACGAAGTCGCGCTGGAGGATGTCCGGGGCGTCCTTCGCGTGCGCATTCACCAGTCGAACCACGCTGTCGTGATCGGGAGGGCGGAGCAGATCGACCATCAGCACCGGTGATCCAGGCTTCACGCACTTCGCGGCGGTTCTCCACAAAGCGACCGGATCGCCGAAGTGGTGAAGCAGGCTGTTGCAGATGATCGCGTCAAACTCTTGCGTCTCAAGCGCCGCATCCGGCAGAAAATGATTCACGAGCGTGATGCGGGACTCGAGGTGCTCCTGCTTCACTCGCCGTCTGCCGTACGCCAGCATCGCCTCGGAGCCATCGACGCCCACAGCGACGACCAACGGAAAGGCTTTCACAAACCGCACGGTTACGTCTGCGGGCCCGCATCCCAGGTCGAGCGCCTGGCCGCTGACAAACTTCGGAAACCTTTCGCGGAAATAGCCGGCAATCTTTCCGTGCGATTCACTCCAATCTGCCGCGGCATATGCCGCGGCCTGATCCTGTTCGTCCATCAATTCAGGTTCCGGTCTACGTTCCATGAACTGTGAGTAGTACCTCATCCACGGAGATATCTTCAAGGTTCGATTTCCAGATGACTCTTGCGCGGCGCCCGATGGGCCCCCATGTCCGCGGATCTGTCGGTCCGAAAAGCGCGAGGGTCGGGCAGCCGATATAGGCGGCAAGATGGGTGATGCCGGAATCATTGCCGATGAACATCCGGCAGCGCGCGATCTCCCTCATGAGTTCAACGAGCGGCAGTTCCGAAGATATCCGTCGCGTTCCGGGCAGACGGCGCTGCAGTTTCGGAAAGTACGGCCAATTTTTCGCGCGGCTGCCGCTGCCGGGATGGATCAGGATCTCCCCGTCCGTGGAATCCCACAGGTCCGGCAGATCCGGCCTCCCCAGATGCAAAGTCCGCAACAGATGATCCGCGGCATGACCGGCTGCGGGAAAGGGCTGCTCGCATGCCACGTTAGGAATCCCCGAGGCACGCAGATTGTCGGCGAGGACCGGATCTTTCATCCAGACAACGGCGGCATCGAACTCCAGATCCGGGAGTTCCGGGAGGGGCTCGTAAAAGAGGCGCGACCAGGGCCGGGTGTCGATGGAATAGGTTGCATCGACCGCCACGAAGGCTCCTGCCAAGGCCAGCGTGGAGGCGTTGCCGACCAGTGTAAACCGCGCATTCGAATGGACTTTCTGTATGGCAGCCAGAGCCGGCAGATTGAAAACAAAGTCGCCGACGGCACACATCCGAACGACCAATATTTTTCTCATTCTTTACAAAACCCGCGCCGGGCGTGGACTTCAAGCCGCTTCACCCTTGACGGAGGTCCGGATTATCGTTACAATGTTGTGGTTTCGGTAGGAATTAATGGATACATTTGAGATAGGCGATAAAGTTGTATACCCCAACCACGGTGTTGGAATCATCGAAAAGATTTCGAATCGCTTAGTTGCAGGTAAATTCGAGCGATTTTACCTCCTCAGGATCTGTTCCAACGACATTCTCGTCATGGTGCCCACGGCGAACGCGGGAGACGTTGGGCTTCGTAAGATCATAGAGCGCCGCGACGTCGAACAACTCCTTTCGTTTCTAGCAAGTAATCAATTCTTCAGCCAAAAAGACTGGAAAGACCGCTTCAAGGAGAACTCCGAGAAAATGCGCTCGGGTTCGATTGCCCATGTTGCCGAAGTCTTTAAGAATCTGGTGTATCTTAGCAGGGTAAAGCCACTGTCGTTCCGCGAAAAGCGGATGCTGGATCGAGCTCGATTCCTCCTTATTTCCGAGCTTTCCACGGTCATGAATCTGGCCGAGCTGGAAATCGAGGACCGGATCGAGAAAGCCGTCACGAAAGCGTGCGGCAAAGTTCCAGTGGCCTAAAACCCACTCCTTAATGGTTACGATCCTAATTCTGCCCCTGCTTGCCTTTTTTCTGTTGTCCGCGTTCTTTTCCCTGTCCGAAACGGCAATCTTCGCAAGCAACAAGTATAAGGTCCGGCACCTTGCATCTCAGGGCAATAAGCCGGCGCAGACGCTCGCCGCCTGGCTGGAGTCTCCGGAAAGACTGCTGGCGACGCTGCTCCTCGGAAGCAACTTCGCCAATATCGGCGCGGCGACCGTCTCGGCTGCGATTGTCTCGCGATTTGTCTTCAGCCCCCAGGCACTCAACATTGCGCTCGCCGCCGAAACCATCGTTCTGACCCTCCTGATTCTCCTCTTTTGCGAGCTCGGACCGAAGGCGCTGGCAGCGCGATACCCCGAACGGATCGGCATGAGAGTGGTGCTGCCGATCGAAGTCGCCATGCGGCTGTTCTATCCGGTGACAAAGTATGGAATCAAGATCGCCGGCCTTTTCTTCCGCAGTGTGCGCCACATCCCGGATGCGGCAGCCGGCGCGTCCGACGCGGAACTGCGGGCGTTGCTCAACAGCAAGACCCAGGAACATGCGCGAATGCTTGAACGCGTTCTCGAATTTTCCGAACGGCAGGTCAAAGACGTGATGGTCCCGCGAATGGAAGTCACCGCGATCGACATCAACACGCCGTTCGAGGACATGCTGCTCATTGTCGAGAGCACCCGTTATTCGCGTTTTCCGATCTACCAGGGCGTGCTGGACAACGTCGTCGGCATTTTGCACGGCAAGGACCTGATGCCCTATCTGCATCATCCGAAAACATTCCGGCTGTCGCAGCTTCTGCGGAAGCCGGTTTTTGTTCCGGATACGGCGCGGCTGAACAATGCCGTGCGGCTGCTTCAAAATGCCCAGACCCATCTTGGCATCGTCGTCGATGAACACGGAGGCGTCGAAGGCATCGTGACACTCGAGGACCTCATCGAACAGATTGTCGGCGAGATTCAGGATGAGCACGATGTCGAAGTGGATTCCGTTGCGCCTCAAGCCGACGGCAGTATGCGCATCGATGCCAGCATTTCGGTCCGGGAACTCAACGAAAGACTGACGCTGAACATCCCTGAAAACGGCCAGTATGTGACGCTGGCGGGTTTCCTGCTCGCAAGATCCGGACACATCATGAAAGAAGGGGAGGAAATCGTCTTCGAGGATTGCGTGTTCCGCGTGGAGCAGATGATCGGCCGCCGCATCATGCGCGTCCGGATGACGCGGGTCGTTCCTGTCGGTATTCCCAAACCGGCGTAGGGAGTTGCCCCTAATCCCCCTGTCGAATCTTCGCGAGG containing:
- a CDS encoding helical backbone metal receptor; its protein translation is MFLFSCAHAPQPPKAGPPQRIISIVPSVTEALFAFGLADKVIGVSNFDRFPPEVETKQRVGGLIDPDIEKIIAMHPDLVITYGTQDGLQQHLRAVGIPTFPYVHGNVEQTLQFMLDLGKVAGAEEASQQMVQGLRKTFDDVRARAPVVAPKVLLVHSREAGTLGSFYSAGRRAFQHDLIEMAGGRNIFGDVDQETIQPTLEDVISRKPDIIVETLTPPVDPAAAAQRKKDWEKLGLAKGRIYIEGESYFLVPGPSLGLAAQRLSEIIRGK
- a CDS encoding class I SAM-dependent methyltransferase, which encodes MERRPEPELMDEQDQAAAYAAADWSESHGKIAGYFRERFPKFVSGQALDLGCGPADVTVRFVKAFPLVVAVGVDGSEAMLAYGRRRVKQEHLESRITLVNHFLPDAALETQEFDAIICNSLLHHFGDPVALWRTAAKCVKPGSPVLMVDLLRPPDHDSVVRLVNAHAKDAPDILQRDFVASLHAAYTVDDVRAQLDAAGLPQFKVEQVDELHLVAWGVRAAI
- a CDS encoding glycosyltransferase family 9 protein; this translates as MRKILVVRMCAVGDFVFNLPALAAIQKVHSNARFTLVGNASTLALAGAFVAVDATYSIDTRPWSRLFYEPLPELPDLEFDAAVVWMKDPVLADNLRASGIPNVACEQPFPAAGHAADHLLRTLHLGRPDLPDLWDSTDGEILIHPGSGSRAKNWPYFPKLQRRLPGTRRISSELPLVELMREIARCRMFIGNDSGITHLAAYIGCPTLALFGPTDPRTWGPIGRRARVIWKSNLEDISVDEVLLTVHGT
- a CDS encoding CarD family transcriptional regulator, which encodes MDTFEIGDKVVYPNHGVGIIEKISNRLVAGKFERFYLLRICSNDILVMVPTANAGDVGLRKIIERRDVEQLLSFLASNQFFSQKDWKDRFKENSEKMRSGSIAHVAEVFKNLVYLSRVKPLSFREKRMLDRARFLLISELSTVMNLAELEIEDRIEKAVTKACGKVPVA
- a CDS encoding hemolysin family protein; the protein is MVTILILPLLAFFLLSAFFSLSETAIFASNKYKVRHLASQGNKPAQTLAAWLESPERLLATLLLGSNFANIGAATVSAAIVSRFVFSPQALNIALAAETIVLTLLILLFCELGPKALAARYPERIGMRVVLPIEVAMRLFYPVTKYGIKIAGLFFRSVRHIPDAAAGASDAELRALLNSKTQEHARMLERVLEFSERQVKDVMVPRMEVTAIDINTPFEDMLLIVESTRYSRFPIYQGVLDNVVGILHGKDLMPYLHHPKTFRLSQLLRKPVFVPDTARLNNAVRLLQNAQTHLGIVVDEHGGVEGIVTLEDLIEQIVGEIQDEHDVEVDSVAPQADGSMRIDASISVRELNERLTLNIPENGQYVTLAGFLLARSGHIMKEGEEIVFEDCVFRVEQMIGRRIMRVRMTRVVPVGIPKPA